The following nucleotide sequence is from Candidatus Zixiibacteriota bacterium.
CATTGCTGAATCATTCGAAAACCTGATCAGCTCCCAGTCGGTCGAGGTGACGCCGGCTTCGTATACGGGCATACTGGCGGACACCGCCGAACACATTGAGGGTATCAGCGGCGGCACGGTCTTAGTCGACGTCGCCAGCCCGGGAATGGTCACCGGACATACCTACCATGTGACGTTTAACGAAGACGCTTCATGGAATCTTGTCAATACGACGACGCAAATGACGGAGTTGGAGGATCAGCAGGGCGCGATCGCGTCGCAAATCGTCGATGGATTCGTCGTCCGGGTGCTGGGACCTGCTGCAGGCGTCAGCGCCATCGTTGAAGTCGCCAACGGCGGCGGTCCGGTCGATCCGCCGGACAACGTCATGTATAGCCTTAACTCCACCGGAGACTGGTACGTATCGTCGGATCAAGCGAACAATTTTGGCAGACTAAACTGGCAAGGGCTGATTGGGATCAGCGATTGGGAGTTTCGTTTTACGGAAGAGGGGTCCGAGTACTACGACTTCAATACCGACACCAAGTGGGGGAATCGTACCCCATTTGAGGTCTGGAATATCGGCGTCGGAACACCCGACGACCCTTCCGACGATCGCCAACTGCAGTTTGCGGTCATCGACGACGATGAGTCGGGCGGCTGGTCGATGGGTGACCGTATCTACGTGATTGAACTGGACTATTTCGAGCCGCTCCCGGATGACTTCGATTTCGGCGGGAACTTCCCCGACCAGTTCCACATCGGACGCATCGTGTTCAATGACAATTCGGGCAACGGTCCGCCGCCGACCGGAACGATTGCGCGCTTCTCGACGCACAAGCCCAATGCCATGGGTGACATCTTCGAGTTTACGACAGTGCTGACCGATATGAACGACGGCACCGTGATCGCCAACACGGTCGAAAACGTGCATCCGGTCCCGAATCCGTACTACAACACGCACGCGCTCGAGGTCGACCAGTTCAATCGTTTCATCAAGTTCATCAATCTGCCGCCGACCGAGGTGACGATCCGCATTTTCAATCTCGCCGGCGATTTGGTCAAAACCATCCAGCGCACCGATCCGACGCAGGCCGAAGCGCGCTGGGACAATATCACCAACGAGGCGGGCGTCCCGATCGCCTCGGGACTGTACATCTATCACATCACGGCCGAGGGACTGGGCAGCAAAGTCGGCAAGATGGCGATTTTCACCGAAGTGGAGCAGCTCGACAACTTCTGATCGGAATCGAGTGGTTCCGCCGCGGGCGGAACGTCACAATGGAGGCAGGGATGAGATTCACTCGAATGTTGACAATCGGAGCGGTCGTGCTGCTGTTGCCGGCGGTCGTCCGCGCGGGTGATGATTTGAAGATCGGTACCGCCGGCGCGCAGGAACTCCGCATCCCGGTCGGCGCGCGCGGGGCCGCCATGGGCGGCTCGGGCGTGGCCTTTGCCACCGGCATCGATGCACTCTTCTGGAATCCGGCGGGCGCGGCGACCATTCAGGGCGTCGATGTCATGTTCTCGCGGCGCGAGTACATCGCCGATATCGATGTCGATTACATCGTCGCCGCCTCGACGATCGGCGACATGGGGGTGTTCGGCATCACGGCGAAGATTCTCTCGATGGGCGATGAGTTGATCACGACCTTCGAGGCGCCCAACGGCGATGGAACGACCTTCGGCTCATCGTTCTCGATCATCGGTTTATCGTGGTCACGGACGATGACAGACCGCGTGGCGGTCGGGCTCAGCGGTAATGTCGTCTACGAGAAGATCGCCGAGCAGGCGGCCACCGGTGTGGCGTTTGACGCCGGTGTCCAATACAATCCCGGCTGGAACAACCTGACATTCGGCGCGGTCATCAAAAATCTCGGCCCCAAAATGCGATTCGACGGCAAGGGTTTCGACGAGGACGCGGGAACGTCCGATGATCCCAGCGGACGCGATCATGTCGCGCGCACACGGTCCTCGAGCTTCGAGCTGCCCTCGTATGTCCAGCTCGGTATGGCATACAAGGCGATGGAACAGAACAACTCGGTCGTCAATCTCACCGGCGCATTCCAATCGAACAACTTCTCCGAAGACGAATTCCGGGCCGGTGGCGAGTACGCCTACAACGATGCATTCTTTGTGCGCGCCGGGTATACCGAGTCCAACCAGAGTCAGTATTTGTATGGATTCTCGGCCGGTGCGGGTGTCCAGTTTGAATTGGGAGACACGCAGCTTCAGGTCGACTATGCCTGGGGCGAAAGTGAGTTCTTCGACAACAATCAGACGTTCTCACTGACAGTCAATTTCTAAGACATTCTGTCAGTCTGAGTCTTCTGACCGGCCCCGGAAACATTCGGGGCCGGTTTCTTGTGGATTGTCGAAGCGATTCGTACGATTCATGTTGTAGCGGCGTATAACCAGCGCACCGGTCAAGCCCTGTGATGCCACTACCGATCGACAAGACCTTGCAAACCCTGTTGGCCGGGCTGACCCTTGTCGTGTTGACTGCCACGGGCTGGGCTCAGAGCCGTCCCACACCCACGCCGCCGGACAGCAAGCCGCCGATCATCAACGTTATTTACCCGCGCGACAGCCAGGAGGTCGCGTCTGTCGATTCGACCTTCATTCTGGGCTCTGTCACACCTGGGTCACGGTTGGTGATTAACGGCGTCCAGGTCTCCGTATATGAGACCGGCGGCTTCCTGGCTTTTTTGCCGGTCACGCCGGGAGACTTTGCGTTCCATCTCCACGCTGAGAATGAACGGGGACGCGACACGGCCATCGTCAACCTCCGGGTCGCAGATCTTCGGCCGATCCCCCCCGATTCCGGGGTTCGCATCCGCAGCGAATCGGTGGGACCGCTGTGGACCCGGACCGTCCGCCCCAACGATGAAATCAGCGTGCAGTTCTCCGGCACGGTGAGTTGCCGTGCGTCGTTCCGAATCATCTCGCCCGGTGACACGACACCATGGCATCGAATGGTCGAACTGAAGAATACGGCGCCAACCGTGTGGAATCCCGGCGAGAGCGATCCGTTCCTGATGGTTCCCGACTCGATGCCCGTCTATCCGTCGGCACGTGAAGGACCGGGCACATACCACGGTATCTGGCGGACGCCGTCGGGTCTGACTTGGGACACGCTGCGGATTGAGGTTCGTCTGCGGAGCCCATCAGACTCGGCCGAGGCATCCACGGCGATGGCGCCCGGACGATTGGTGCCCGTCGAGTTTTGGCCACCGCGCGTCGTGGAGCTGACCGACAGCGTGCAGATTCTGCGGATGGGTCCGCGACTGGGGTATTTCACCATTATGCAGCCGGCCGGCGTGCGGGTGCGCTGGTGGGGGCGGGCGGGACCGTGGACCATCCTGGAACCAGCGCCGGGGTATGAAGCGTGGATCGAAACGGAAAAGACGCGCTTGCTGGCGGAGGGTATGCCCCTGCCCGGGTCGCTTATCTCGCGGATGAAGACTGTCGCATCGAAGTCATCGGTCATGCTTCAGATCGGCACCAGCGAGCGGCTGCCGTTTAAGGTCACCGTGAGTGACGATCTGCGCAGACTGCGCATTCTCATATTCGGTGCGACCGCAAACACTGACTGGATCGAGCAAGACCCCGCCGACGACATGATCCAGGAAGTGTCATGGGAGCAAACACGCCCCCAAGTGTACGAAGTCACCGTTAACCTCCATAAACCTGTTTGGGGTTATGACGCGCGATACGAGGGCGGACAACTGGTCGTTGAGTTCCGGCGCCCGCCACAGCTACGCCGGGAACTGGAAGGATTCAAGGTCGCAGTCGACGCGGGCCATAGCGTCGATCCGGGTGCGATCGGGCCGACCGGACTAATGGAAAAAGATGCGAACCTCAAGATCGCCTGGGAAGTGAAGCGCTTTCTGGAGCGCAAGGGAGCGCAGGTTATTATGACCCGCTGGGCCAGCGAAGATGTCCCGCTCTATGATCGCCCGGCTATCGCCAACTCACAAGGAGCTGATCTGTTCGTCTCTGTTCACAACAATGCCGTTCCCGACGGCATCAACCCGTATGCTCGCAACGGCACAGGAACCTACTTCTACCATCCGTTCTCTCGCGATCTGGCGCGACAGGTGCACCGCTGGACCCGCGACGCGACCGGGCTGGATGATTATGGCTTGACCGGGGGCAATTTTGCAGTGATCAGGCCGACCCAATACCCTTCGGTTCTGATTGAATGCGCGTTTATCATCATCCCCGAACAGGAAGCGCTGCTCTACACGCCTGAGTTTATCACCCGAATCGGGCAGGGAATCGCCAACGGCGTTGCCGAATTCGTCCGCGAACGTCTCGGCCGATAATCCGCTTATTATTTCTTGACGGCGCCCGCAGTCAGACCCGCGATAATCTGTCGCTGAAAAATCAGAAAGGCGACCAGCACCGGCAATGTGGCCAGTGTAGCGGCTGCAAAGAGGTGCGGCCGATCGACCCCCTGAAAGCCGCGAAACATCGCCAGCGCTACCGGCAGCGTTCGCGCGTGATCGCCCGTCAGGATAAATGGAAACAAAAACGAATTCCACGTGAGCCAGAAGACCTGCACCGCCAGCACCGCCAATGCCGGACGGCACATCGGCAAGACGATCTGATAGACCACGCGCCACGGCGGCGCGCCGTCGAGCACCGCCGCCTCTTCGACCTCACGCGGTACGGCGGTGACCGCGCTGCGGACCAGCAGGATTCCCAGCGGGTTGACGGCGAACGGCACAATGATCGCCCACAGGGAGTCATACCATCCGAGCTGATGAATCAGGATGTACATCGGCACGATGAGAATGTATTGCGGGACCATAAGAATCGCCGCCGCCGACCAATACAGCAGCGCGCGCCCCGGAAAATGCACGCGTGCCAGCGCATACCCGACCGGAAAACACAAGACGACATTGGCGACGGTCACGATAATGGCGACGACGAATGAGTTCGCTGCATGCCGTCCAAACGGCATCCGCGTAAACAAGTCGGTGTAATTCGACCACACGGGTCCTTCCCGCAACGGGTTGAACCAACCGGCGTTCCAGTCGGGTGAGACAGAACCGACTACCATCCACGCGAGCGGAAACAGCATCGCCGCCACGACCACGGTCAGGATCGCCGATAAGACAGCGTCTTGACGACTTCGTGCGACCGGGCTGACGTCTGAGCGCCGCACGACTATTCCTCCGGTCCCCGTCCGAACGAGAACAATCGAAATTGTATCGCCGAGAAGATGGCAATCGCGACGAAGAGAACGAATGCCGCCGCCGACGCATACCCAAGATTGAAGCGTTCGAATCCCGACTGGTAAACGTGATACACGGCCGTCGTCGTCGACCCCAGCGGCCCGCCCTGGGTCATCACGAAGATCTCGGTGAAGACTTGAAAACTCTTGATGAGATTGATGACGATTGCATAAAGAAGCGTCGGACGCAGGTACGGCCAGGTGATTGACCAAAACCGCCGCCATGCGCCGGCCCCGTGAAGAAGAGCATCTTCGTACAATTCACCCGGGATGTGCTGCAGTCCCGCGAGAAACAGCAGAGCGAAGTATCCGATGGAAATCCAGATATCCATGACCATCACCGCCGGGAGGGCAGTGGCATCCGACAACAGGAAGCCCTGACGCGGGACCGGCAGCCCGATCATCTCCGCCAGGCGGTGCAAGTACCCGCCCTGGCCATACATGTGAACGTATACCAGCGCCATCACGACCGTTGCCGTCAGCGTCGGCATAAATATACCGGCGCGGAACAGCATGCGTCCCCGGATACGACGATTCAATGCGAGTGCCGCGACGATCGACAGCGCGGTGGTCACCGGAACGGTCCCAAACGTGAAGACCATCGTATGCCAGAACGCCCGCCAGAAATCGGGATTGCCGAGCACGGCACGGAAATGGTCAACTCCAACGAACCGCCAGTGACCGGCGAAAATGTCGACATCGACAAACGAAAGAACGAGTGCGTACCCGAAGGGGTAGAGCCAGAACAACCCGAGAACGATGCACCACGGCGCGGACAGCAGCCAGCCCGCCCGGCGATCGACCAGATCCGGTGTGCCGTCAGGGGCCATCGACCGCCTTATAAATCCGAGCGCTGCTCAGCTAAGATGGCGTTAATGCGTTCGCAAGTCTGTGCCAGTGCGTCTTGGGCCGCGAGACGGCCGTAGATCGCCTGTTCGATCCCCCATTCCAACGCTTCCTCAATCTCAACCCAACGGGGGTGCGATGGCGACCACTTGGTCTGCGGAATCTGGCGAATAAACACCTGGCGGATCGAGTCTTCCATGAAGTAGGGATTGATGGCGACGTCCCGGTGGGCCGGCGTGGCATTGCCGGTGGCAATGCACAGATTGAAAATATGCTTCGGCGCGAGCAGATGTCGCGCCAGCTCGAGTGCCTCCAGTCTGTGCGCCCCCCGACGGGGTATCGTCAGGTATTCCCCGCCCGCGAACGACGTCTGACTGCCGACGCCGGGTGCGGCGAATGGTATGCGGAATGCCGAGTATGCCATCGTCTTGCCTGAACGTTTCAGCTTCTCGTACATCCAGTCGCCGGACATCAGGTACAGCAGCTTGCCGTCGATGAAGAGTTCTTCGAGAGCGGCCTGCTTGTCGATCAGCCCGCTGGTGCTCAGCGTGGTCAGCAGCTGGATCGCTTCCAGCCCTGCGCGGCTGTCGAGCGCGCACTCAGACAGGTCTGGTGTGAGTAGTTCGCCTCCGGCAGACCACAGGTACGGGAGAAATGCCTTGTACAGTCGATGACGCTCGGCAGCATTGACACCATAGCCGTACATGACGGGCTTGGTGGTCGTGGCGGCCATTGCGTTGGACATCAGGTCGCGCCAGATGATCGGGTGGTCCGCATCACCACGCACGATGCGAGCTATGTCGTCGTTTTGGTAGATCACCCGCGTCGACAAATACCACGGCAGCGCCCAGCATTGCTCACCGTAGAAACAAGGCGGCCAGCCCGCCAATGTATCTCGGTACCGCGCGCATTCGCGGGAGAGGTCCATCAAGGCGCCGGCAGCGGCAAATTGCGCGATCCAATCCGACCCCAATTCCAGCAGATCCGGAGGGCGACCCGCGGCAAAGGCGGCGACGATCTTCTGATACCCATTGTCCCACGTCAGATCGGTGACTTCAACTTTGTATTCCGGATGCAGCAGTTCAAACTCTGT
It contains:
- a CDS encoding extracellular solute-binding protein, encoding MADRALSGSHRPSGSPKLLWFCALAVAGSLSLSCGGGSGKDGEKTVIQFWQFWTEPRVRAVITQAVTEFELLHPEYKVEVTDLTWDNGYQKIVAAFAAGRPPDLLELGSDWIAQFAAAGALMDLSRECARYRDTLAGWPPCFYGEQCWALPWYLSTRVIYQNDDIARIVRGDADHPIIWRDLMSNAMAATTTKPVMYGYGVNAAERHRLYKAFLPYLWSAGGELLTPDLSECALDSRAGLEAIQLLTTLSTSGLIDKQAALEELFIDGKLLYLMSGDWMYEKLKRSGKTMAYSAFRIPFAAPGVGSQTSFAGGEYLTIPRRGAHRLEALELARHLLAPKHIFNLCIATGNATPAHRDVAINPYFMEDSIRQVFIRQIPQTKWSPSHPRWVEIEEALEWGIEQAIYGRLAAQDALAQTCERINAILAEQRSDL
- a CDS encoding PorV/PorQ family protein, with protein sequence MLTIGAVVLLLPAVVRAGDDLKIGTAGAQELRIPVGARGAAMGGSGVAFATGIDALFWNPAGAATIQGVDVMFSRREYIADIDVDYIVAASTIGDMGVFGITAKILSMGDELITTFEAPNGDGTTFGSSFSIIGLSWSRTMTDRVAVGLSGNVVYEKIAEQAATGVAFDAGVQYNPGWNNLTFGAVIKNLGPKMRFDGKGFDEDAGTSDDPSGRDHVARTRSSSFELPSYVQLGMAYKAMEQNNSVVNLTGAFQSNNFSEDEFRAGGEYAYNDAFFVRAGYTESNQSQYLYGFSAGAGVQFELGDTQLQVDYAWGESEFFDNNQTFSLTVNF
- a CDS encoding carbohydrate ABC transporter permease — translated: MRRSDVSPVARSRQDAVLSAILTVVVAAMLFPLAWMVVGSVSPDWNAGWFNPLREGPVWSNYTDLFTRMPFGRHAANSFVVAIIVTVANVVLCFPVGYALARVHFPGRALLYWSAAAILMVPQYILIVPMYILIHQLGWYDSLWAIIVPFAVNPLGILLVRSAVTAVPREVEEAAVLDGAPPWRVVYQIVLPMCRPALAVLAVQVFWLTWNSFLFPFILTGDHARTLPVALAMFRGFQGVDRPHLFAAATLATLPVLVAFLIFQRQIIAGLTAGAVKK
- a CDS encoding N-acetylmuramoyl-L-alanine amidase, producing MPLPIDKTLQTLLAGLTLVVLTATGWAQSRPTPTPPDSKPPIINVIYPRDSQEVASVDSTFILGSVTPGSRLVINGVQVSVYETGGFLAFLPVTPGDFAFHLHAENERGRDTAIVNLRVADLRPIPPDSGVRIRSESVGPLWTRTVRPNDEISVQFSGTVSCRASFRIISPGDTTPWHRMVELKNTAPTVWNPGESDPFLMVPDSMPVYPSAREGPGTYHGIWRTPSGLTWDTLRIEVRLRSPSDSAEASTAMAPGRLVPVEFWPPRVVELTDSVQILRMGPRLGYFTIMQPAGVRVRWWGRAGPWTILEPAPGYEAWIETEKTRLLAEGMPLPGSLISRMKTVASKSSVMLQIGTSERLPFKVTVSDDLRRLRILIFGATANTDWIEQDPADDMIQEVSWEQTRPQVYEVTVNLHKPVWGYDARYEGGQLVVEFRRPPQLRRELEGFKVAVDAGHSVDPGAIGPTGLMEKDANLKIAWEVKRFLERKGAQVIMTRWASEDVPLYDRPAIANSQGADLFVSVHNNAVPDGINPYARNGTGTYFYHPFSRDLARQVHRWTRDATGLDDYGLTGGNFAVIRPTQYPSVLIECAFIIIPEQEALLYTPEFITRIGQGIANGVAEFVRERLGR
- a CDS encoding sugar ABC transporter permease, which gives rise to MAPDGTPDLVDRRAGWLLSAPWCIVLGLFWLYPFGYALVLSFVDVDIFAGHWRFVGVDHFRAVLGNPDFWRAFWHTMVFTFGTVPVTTALSIVAALALNRRIRGRMLFRAGIFMPTLTATVVMALVYVHMYGQGGYLHRLAEMIGLPVPRQGFLLSDATALPAVMVMDIWISIGYFALLFLAGLQHIPGELYEDALLHGAGAWRRFWSITWPYLRPTLLYAIVINLIKSFQVFTEIFVMTQGGPLGSTTTAVYHVYQSGFERFNLGYASAAAFVLFVAIAIFSAIQFRLFSFGRGPEE